The genomic stretch ACATCGCCAGCGCCGTCGTACTCGAAGCCGCTCGCAGGCTGTTCGACGAGGAGACCCCGGCGCCCGGCGCGACCGGAATGATCGCGGGGTTCGGCCCCGGCATCACCGCCGAGATGGCCCTCGGCACCTGGGCGGCCGACGGCGCCCCGCGGACCTTCGCCTGAACGCACGCGCGCACCCACAGCGGGCCCGCGCGACCACAGGAAGCGGAGTTTATGACCGACCTCATCGTCCCGCCCGGTGCTGGGCGCCAACTGGTCACCCCGGCACAGTCGGTGACCTTCAAGGCCACCAAGGAGATGGGCTCCTCCGTATCGATCTTCGAGGTGATCGTGCCGCCCGGATTCGACGTCGGAGCCCATGTCCACCAGCACGCCCAGGAGTTCTTCTACGTCCTGGAGGGCGAGCTGGACCTGCTGTGCTTCGAGCCAGCCGAGCGCACCGGCGACACCTGGCACCACTGGGAGTCCGTCAAGGGCGACCGCGTCGTTCGCGCCGCCGAGGGCAGCTGCATGTTCGTCCCGTCCGGCACCCCGCACGCGTTCCGCAACGCCACCGACAAGCCGGTGAAGATGCTCTTCGAGAGCTTCCCCTCGCCCGATCACGAGACCTACTTCGAGGAGATCGCCGAGATCTGGTCGCGCGGAACGGCGGTTGATCCGGCGGCAGTCGAGGAGATGCGGCAGCGGTACGACGTAGCGCAGCTCACGCCGTTGCGCTTCGAGGGCGGGAGGTGACCGCGATGGAGCCCATCACGCTGGTCCGTGCGAGTCTGGGGGAGCAGGAACTTGCCGCTGTCGCCGAGGTGTTCGCCTCCGGCTGGCCGGCCGGGCAGGGGCCGCGGGGCAAGGCCCTGGAGGCGCAGCTCGCGGAGATGTACGGGGTCGGTGACGCCGTCGCGGTGAGCAACTGCGGGGCCGCGCTCCATCTGGCGCTGCTCGCCTTCGGTGTCGAGCCGGGCGACGAGGTGATCGTCGCCGACTACACGTTCCCGGCGCCCGCCCAGGCTGTGCGCTACGTCGACGCCGTGCCGGTCTTCGCCGACGTCCGGGCCGACACCGGCACCGTCGACCCGCAGTCCGTGGCCGATCTGATCAGCCCCCGCACGGTCGGCATGATCGTGGTGGACACGCTGGGCATCCCTGCCGACTACACGGAACTTCAGGAACTCGCAGACCGGCACGGTCTGTTCGTCGTCGAGGACGCGGCCTGCGCCGTCGGCGCCACCTACCGGGGCCGCCCGGCGGGCTCGCTCGCCGAGGTGGCCTGTCTGTCGTTCCACGGGCGCAAGGGAGCCACCAGCGGTGAGGGCGGCGCCCTGCTCGCGCGCGATCCGAGGATCGGGGCCCAGGTGCGGCTGCGCTCCTCCTTCGGCATCGGCAGCATCTTCGACCTGGGCAAGGTCGTCGGCCTGCCCATCCCGGAGTTCACGGAGATCGGCTACAACTACAAGCTCTCCGACATCGCCGCGGCCATCCTCCAGGTGCAGCTCGGCCGCATCGACGAGCTGCTGGACCGCCGTAACGCCGTCGCCGCGCGATACGGCGAACTCCTCGCCGACGAAGAACTCCTGACGCTTCCTCATGTGCCCGAGGACCGCACGCACGCCTGGCAGTCGTACGTCGTGACGCTGGACGCGCGCGTGGACCGTGCCGCGGTCGCCGCCGAGCTGCGCGGTCAGGGCATCGGCTGCGGCCAGGGCGCCTGGGCGACGCATCTCCAGCCGGTGTTCGAGTCGGACCACAAGTGCCCGGTCTCCGCGGACCTCTTCGCGCGCAACCTCGCCGTCCCCATGCACGCCGAACTCACCTCGGACCAGGTCGAGCGCGTCGCGGCCGCCCTGCGCGGCGCGGTCCGGTCGGCATCCGACCGGGCCCTGGGAGGGGCAGCATGACGAACGGGAAGCACGCCACGGCCGATAGTGCCGCTCAGCCGTCGCCCGACACCGTCATGCGGCTGATCAACGGCTACTGGGCCACCGGCATCCTCGCCGCCTCGGCCACCCACTCGCTCTTCACCCACCTGGAGAACGGCGCGGGCACCGCCGCCGAACTGGCCGACCGGGCCACGATCTCCGAGCGGGGCGCGCAGACACTGCTCGACGGGCTCGTCAGCGTGGGCCTGGTCGAGCTGTCCGGCGGCCGCTACCGCAACACGGCCGAGGCGTCGGCCTATCTGGTCGAGGGCAAGCCCGCCTCGCTCAGCAGCTTCGCCAAGCTCAAGCTGACCCACATGGGCAGCCTCGCCGATCTGGCCGAGGTGGTCCGGGTCGGCGGGCCGGTGGCCAAGTCCGTGGTGGAGGTGGCCAACAACCCGCACTGGGAGGGCATCGTCACGGCCATCGCCGCGCAGTCGATGCCCGCCGCGACGATCGCCGCCGAGGTGCTCGGGCTCGCCGAGGCCGGGGAGATCTCCATCCTCGACGTGGGCGGCGGCTCGGGCATCTACTCCGGCATCTGGCTGGAGGCCAACCCCGAGGCCCGCGCCACCCAGCTCGACTGGGAGCCGATCAACGCCATCGCCCGTCGGCTGCTGACGGAGCGCGGGGTGGCCGACCGGTTCACCACCGTCGACGGCGACTTCCACAGCACCGACTTCGGTACGGCCGCCTTCGATGTCGCGGTGTACTCCCACATCGCCCACCAGGAGGGGCCGGAGAGCAATGTGGAGGTCTTCACCAGGCTCCGG from Streptomyces davaonensis JCM 4913 encodes the following:
- a CDS encoding cupin domain-containing protein — protein: MTDLIVPPGAGRQLVTPAQSVTFKATKEMGSSVSIFEVIVPPGFDVGAHVHQHAQEFFYVLEGELDLLCFEPAERTGDTWHHWESVKGDRVVRAAEGSCMFVPSGTPHAFRNATDKPVKMLFESFPSPDHETYFEEIAEIWSRGTAVDPAAVEEMRQRYDVAQLTPLRFEGGR
- a CDS encoding DegT/DnrJ/EryC1/StrS family aminotransferase, which produces MEPITLVRASLGEQELAAVAEVFASGWPAGQGPRGKALEAQLAEMYGVGDAVAVSNCGAALHLALLAFGVEPGDEVIVADYTFPAPAQAVRYVDAVPVFADVRADTGTVDPQSVADLISPRTVGMIVVDTLGIPADYTELQELADRHGLFVVEDAACAVGATYRGRPAGSLAEVACLSFHGRKGATSGEGGALLARDPRIGAQVRLRSSFGIGSIFDLGKVVGLPIPEFTEIGYNYKLSDIAAAILQVQLGRIDELLDRRNAVAARYGELLADEELLTLPHVPEDRTHAWQSYVVTLDARVDRAAVAAELRGQGIGCGQGAWATHLQPVFESDHKCPVSADLFARNLAVPMHAELTSDQVERVAAALRGAVRSASDRALGGAA
- a CDS encoding class I SAM-dependent methyltransferase; protein product: MTNGKHATADSAAQPSPDTVMRLINGYWATGILAASATHSLFTHLENGAGTAAELADRATISERGAQTLLDGLVSVGLVELSGGRYRNTAEASAYLVEGKPASLSSFAKLKLTHMGSLADLAEVVRVGGPVAKSVVEVANNPHWEGIVTAIAAQSMPAATIAAEVLGLAEAGEISILDVGGGSGIYSGIWLEANPEARATQLDWEPINAIARRLLTERGVADRFTTVDGDFHSTDFGTAAFDVAVYSHIAHQEGPESNVEVFTRLRQALKPGGTLVVNDYVVDDDRSGPAFPLIFAAEMLLKSKQGSTWRRSDYQEWLVKAGFSSVAFHSAPPGTLVIARP